One window of the Rissa tridactyla isolate bRisTri1 chromosome 9, bRisTri1.patW.cur.20221130, whole genome shotgun sequence genome contains the following:
- the PARP16 gene encoding protein mono-ADP-ribosyltransferase PARP16 yields MPPPGPGEAAARVREAAGRDPLAADLRCSLFAAALQSYKRDSALRPFPGRYAGGDSKDFEGLLADTNALPSLKELLESVPNTEKRTWDLFSWILSSKVFMIQSTKKHEYEKIQELTGMSGAAVPAPDYLFEIVYSDQMNTKFAETKGERDLIYAFHGSRLENFHSILHSGLHCHLNRTSLFGEGTYLTSDLSLALLYSPHGLGWQRSTLGSILSCVAVCEIIDHPDVKYQVKKKDSEEIDRKRARVKNSEGGDVPQKYFVVTNNQLLRVKYLLVYSQKQHRRPSRQSSWFYTHRFAVMMLLYLLLLIMIGASKSPTFVYYWHRMFDSKR; encoded by the exons ATgccaccgcccggccccggcgaggCGGCCGCCCGCGtcagggaggcggcggggagggaccCGCTGGCCGCCGACCTGCGGTGCAGCCTCTTCGCCGCCGCGCTGCAGAGCTACAAGCGCGACTCGGCGCTGAGGCCCTTCCCGGGCCGCTACGCCGGCGGCGACAGCAAGGACTTCGAGGGGCTG CTTGCAGACACCAACGCTCTACCAAGCCTGAAAGAACTTCTGGAGTCTGTtccaaacacagagaaaaggacctgggattTGTTCAGTTGGATTTTATCATCTAAGGTCTTCATGATACAAAGTACTAAGAAACATGAG TACGAGAAGATCCAAGAACTCACAGGGATGTCtggggctgctgttcctgctccGGACTACCTCTTTGAGATCGTGTACTCCGATCAAATGAATACCAAGTTTGCTGAGACCAAGGGAGAGCGGGACCTCATCTACGCCTTCCACGGGAGCCGCCTGGAGAACTTCCATTCCATACTGCACAGCGGCCTGCACTGCCACTTGAACAGG ACGTCTCTGTTTGGTGAAGGTACCTATCTTACCAGTGACCTGAGCCTGGCTCTCCTTTACAGCCCTCACGGTCTTGGTTGGCAGCGAAGTACGCTGGGCTCTATCCTTAGCTGCGTAGCTGTTTGCGAGATCATTGACCACCCAGATGTAAAGTATCAGGTGAAAAAGAAAG ATTCAGAAGAAATagacagaaaaagagcaagagtGAAAAACAGCGAAGGGGGTGATGTACCACAGAAATACTTCGTTGTCACAAACAATCAGCTTTTACGAGTTAAATACTTGCTGGTATATTCACAGAAACAGCATAGGAG GCCTTCTAGGCAATCTTCCTGGTTTTACACGCACCGTTTTGCCGTAATGATGCTGCTGTACCTACTGCTGCTAATCATGATAGGGGCCAGCAAATCGCCAACCTTCGTCTACTACTGGCACAGAATGTTTGACTCGAAGAGATGA